CACCGGCTAGCCCGCGGCCGGGCCGACAAGTAGTCCAGCTCGCGGCTTCCTGATCCTTGGTGTCGCCGGAGTCGCCGGCGGCCGTCGTGCAGGCTCTCGAACCGATTGGTTCCTCCATCGGTTTCATCAACTCGTTCATCGAGACTCCTCCAGGGTTTCGATGGTGCCTCGGTAGGCTTCGACGGCTACCGCTCGAGGGTTCGATCGGGCCCTCGGACCGGTAGCAGACACAGCTTTGGAAGGTTCCCCATGCGGCGACTCATTCTCGTGATCCTCGGCGCGGTGCTGATTGCAGCGGCGTGCGCGGGTGGTGATTCCCCCGACGCCCCGGACGCGCCGCCCGCACCGGCGGCAGCCGTCGAACCGCCGCCGGAGCCTCCGCCCGAGTCCGCCCCCGAGCCTCCGCCCGAGTCCGCTCCCGAGCCTCCGCCCGAGCAGGCCCCCGCGCCCCCGCCTTCTCCCGAGCCGCCGGAACCGCAACCCGTCGAGGAGGAGCCCGTCGCCGAGGCGCCCGTCGAGGAGCCGGTCGCGGAGGAACCCGTCGCGGAGGAACCCGTCGAGGCACCCGTCGCGGAGGAGCCGGTCGAGGAACCCGTCGAGGAGGCCCCGGCTGCTGAGGCCGCGCTGCTGCCGGTGGATCCGGACGTGCACATCGGCACGCTCGACAACGGCCTCACCTATTACCTCCGGAACAACGAGGAGCCGGGCAGCAACCTGTCGCTGCGCCTGGCGGTGAACGCCGGGTCCGTGAACGAGCCCGCTCCGGACCTCGGCATCGCCCACTTCCTCGAGCACATGATGTTCAACGGCACCGAGGACTACCCCCGCAACGAGATCGTGGACGCGCTGCGCGATCTCGGGGTGGAGTTCGGCCCCGACATCAACGCCTACACCTCCTATGACGAGACGGTCTACGAACTCGACGTCGTCACCACCCAGGCCGGCGCTGTCGAGACCGCCTTCAACGTCCTGGCGCAGTGGGCCCATGCGGCCACGATCGCCGAGACCGACGTCATCGAGGAGCGCGGCGTCGTGCGGGACGAGCTGCGGCTGCGCTACGAGACCGGCTCGGGCATCATCAACCGCATCTTCGATCAGGCCTACGTGGAGGACACCCCCTACGAGGGCCACCACCCGATCGGCACCGCCGAGGTCATCGAGTCCATGACCCCCGGGATGCTGCGGGACTTCTACGAGGCGTGGTACGTGCCGTCGAACATGGCCCTCGTCGCCGTCGGCGACCTGCCCGTCGAGGAGCTCGAAGAGCTCGTCGAGGAGTACTTCGGCCCCATCCCGGCCGGCGAGGCGCCACCGGCGCCCGACAAGCACTCGCCGATCAGCCCCGAACCGGTCTATCTCATCGCCACCTCGCCGAGCTGGGCCTACTCCTACATGTCGCTGGACCTGAAGATCCCCGCCTGGGACGGCGCCACGGTGGACGGGGAGCGTACGTGGCTCATGGAGACGCTCATCTCCCGCGTGCTGGACGCCCGCCTGAAGGACGCCTACGAGCAGGGCTTCCTCTCGCAACTCGACCCGGCCAAGTGGGAACCGTTCAACTACACCGACGGCATCCGCTTCTACGGCACGAACCTGCGCGCCGACGATCTGGCGACCGCCCTCGGCGACTACTGGTCGATGGTGCTGAGCCTGGAGGCCGCCGGCTTCAGCGACGAGGACCTCCAGCAGGCCGCGGACGTGGTGCGGACCGACCTGCAGTTCGAGCTCGACAGCGTCGGGACGGTGCAGGACCACGAGTGGGCCGACCTTTACGTGTCGCACTTCCTTGCGGGTGATGACATCGGGACCGTGGCCGACCGGGTGGAGCGGGTCGACGCGCTGCTCGACGAGATCCGGCCCGAGGATGTCAGCGAGCACTTCCGGTCGATCATGAGCGCGGCGGCCCCGATCGTGATCGCCGCGGGGTCCGACCCCTCCGAGGTGCCCACCGTCGAGGAGATTCGTGCCGCCGTCGAGAGTGCCGCTCCGGGTCCCGTGCCCGAGCGGACCGCGCAGGTCAGCACACTGATGCAGGCCCCGGAGCCCGTCGAGGCGGTCTCCGAGGGCCCGGTGGAAGCCATCGAGGACGCCTACGAATGGGCCTTCGCCAACGGCGCCACCGTGGTGTTCGTGCCATCGGACATCTCCGAGGCGCAGGTGGACGTGCGGGCCGTCTCCCGGGGCGGCTGGTCGGCCATGGAGCCCGGGGAGCGGGTCCTGACCGGCAGGCTGGCCGTCCGGGCGGTCCGCAACAGCGGCGTCGGCGGCCTGGGCCCGTCGCAGGTGCAGCGCCTGCTCGAGGAACGGAACGCCGGTGTGTCGCCGTTCATCGACGAGACGGAGGAGGGCTTCAGCGGCTCGGCCGCGGCCGACGGGATCGAGGCGATGTTCCAGATGCTGCACCTGCTGGTGACCGCTCCGCAGGTCGACGACCAGGCCTTCGCCGAGGCGCTCCAGGTCGGCGACATCCTCATCTCGCTGGCGGAGTCCGATCCCGACTGGATGACCTGGATCGCCTCCATCAAGGCCCGCCATCCCGACGCCTTCGAGTGGTTCGACCCGATCGCCTCGGCGGAGGCGCTCGCCGCCCTCACGCCCGAGTCGCTGCTGGACCGCTACCTGCGGCGCCTCGGCGACGTGGACGACCTGCTCGTGGCCGTGGTGGGGGACATCGACCGCGACACCGTGGCGGTCATGGCGCGCCAGTACATCGGCACGCTTCCCGCCGGTGAGGCCGACACGTTCGTCAACCGCCGCTCGGCCGAGCCGGCCGGGGTGGTGCGGCGCGAGGTGGTGCTGCCGCCGGACACCCAGAGCACCGGCGTGGACATCTACTTCGAGGCACCGAGCGATGAGGTGAACGTGGCGCTGGACGTGGCGGCGGCCGCCTTGGCGACGATCCTCGACGCCCGGCTGGTGGCCCAGGTCCGCGAGGACATCGGCGCCACCTACAGCGCCGGGACGCGGGTGTCGCCCGTCCTCACGCCCGAGCCCGGCGTCAGCGGGCTGATCGTTGCCTCCGGTGACCCG
The DNA window shown above is from bacterium and carries:
- a CDS encoding insulinase family protein, which codes for MRRLILVILGAVLIAAACAGGDSPDAPDAPPAPAAAVEPPPEPPPESAPEPPPESAPEPPPEQAPAPPPSPEPPEPQPVEEEPVAEAPVEEPVAEEPVAEEPVEAPVAEEPVEEPVEEAPAAEAALLPVDPDVHIGTLDNGLTYYLRNNEEPGSNLSLRLAVNAGSVNEPAPDLGIAHFLEHMMFNGTEDYPRNEIVDALRDLGVEFGPDINAYTSYDETVYELDVVTTQAGAVETAFNVLAQWAHAATIAETDVIEERGVVRDELRLRYETGSGIINRIFDQAYVEDTPYEGHHPIGTAEVIESMTPGMLRDFYEAWYVPSNMALVAVGDLPVEELEELVEEYFGPIPAGEAPPAPDKHSPISPEPVYLIATSPSWAYSYMSLDLKIPAWDGATVDGERTWLMETLISRVLDARLKDAYEQGFLSQLDPAKWEPFNYTDGIRFYGTNLRADDLATALGDYWSMVLSLEAAGFSDEDLQQAADVVRTDLQFELDSVGTVQDHEWADLYVSHFLAGDDIGTVADRVERVDALLDEIRPEDVSEHFRSIMSAAAPIVIAAGSDPSEVPTVEEIRAAVESAAPGPVPERTAQVSTLMQAPEPVEAVSEGPVEAIEDAYEWAFANGATVVFVPSDISEAQVDVRAVSRGGWSAMEPGERVLTGRLAVRAVRNSGVGGLGPSQVQRLLEERNAGVSPFIDETEEGFSGSAAADGIEAMFQMLHLLVTAPQVDDQAFAEALQVGDILISLAESDPDWMTWIASIKARHPDAFEWFDPIASAEALAALTPESLLDRYLRRLGDVDDLLVAVVGDIDRDTVAVMARQYIGTLPAGEADTFVNRRSAEPAGVVRREVVLPPDTQSTGVDIYFEAPSDEVNVALDVAAAALATILDARLVAQVREDIGATYSAGTRVSPVLTPEPGVSGLIVASGDPQYIEQIQVTIVEILADLVANGPTSDEWAEALAVLNAEYTHEGNSDYLNAVLRRAYAPDTELPTTKRLFEEVANLEIGDVQALAAALFDLDQRIDIITVLG